The following proteins come from a genomic window of Phnomibacter ginsenosidimutans:
- a CDS encoding pectate lyase family protein, whose amino-acid sequence MRVGWMLGMCCMVLACSAQPKLQVQEVALAFPGAEGFGKYTTGGRGGKVYVVDNLNDAGPGSFREAAEAKGKRMIVFAVSGTIHLQSKLVINGHATIAGQTAPGDGICIADHNVSLNGDNIILRYMRFRMGDRYQSQAGMVDGSGGDDAFSGGRRKNVIIDHCSFSWSTDEVFSMYGGDSVSIQWNIIAEPLNYSYHFETGDKDWEHHGYGGIWGGAHLSAHHNVFAHCVSRTPRFNGTRLGASIELVDFRNNLIYNWGGNNVYGGEAGRYNVVGNYYKPGPATGKKVTGRIVNPTRNEQVGFGKFFVDGNTVEGYPAVSMTNLQGIHIGDGKAPFSADSIVMQQPFDVLAITPQSSIDAYKAMLKHAGASHSRDTLDARILQNIVKGDGNIIDVQGGYPHGTAYEKTVTAWPALKALPAPLDTDKDGMPDAWEIKNGLDKNNPQDAVAFGLSKWYCNLEVYMNSLLKN is encoded by the coding sequence ATGAGAGTAGGATGGATGTTAGGGATGTGTTGTATGGTGCTGGCTTGTAGTGCTCAACCGAAACTGCAAGTACAAGAAGTTGCATTGGCATTTCCCGGTGCAGAAGGATTTGGCAAGTACACAACCGGTGGCCGTGGCGGTAAAGTGTATGTGGTTGACAATCTCAATGATGCAGGGCCGGGTAGTTTCAGAGAAGCCGCTGAGGCAAAAGGCAAACGAATGATTGTGTTTGCCGTGTCGGGCACCATTCATCTTCAATCTAAACTGGTTATCAACGGGCATGCAACCATTGCCGGTCAAACGGCTCCGGGCGATGGAATTTGCATTGCTGATCACAACGTATCGCTGAATGGAGACAATATCATTTTACGCTACATGCGTTTTCGCATGGGCGACCGCTACCAAAGCCAGGCAGGTATGGTAGATGGCAGTGGAGGAGATGATGCTTTTAGCGGTGGTCGTCGCAAAAATGTCATCATCGATCATTGCAGTTTCAGCTGGAGTACAGATGAAGTTTTTTCTATGTATGGAGGTGATAGTGTAAGCATTCAATGGAACATCATTGCAGAGCCGCTTAACTATTCTTATCATTTTGAAACAGGCGATAAAGACTGGGAACATCACGGGTATGGTGGGATTTGGGGTGGAGCTCATTTATCGGCACACCACAATGTATTTGCGCATTGTGTGAGCCGTACACCCCGCTTCAACGGTACACGGCTTGGTGCTAGTATCGAGTTGGTCGACTTTAGAAACAACCTCATTTACAACTGGGGTGGCAACAATGTATATGGTGGAGAAGCAGGCCGATACAATGTAGTGGGTAATTATTACAAACCCGGCCCTGCAACGGGTAAAAAAGTAACCGGCCGCATTGTAAATCCTACCCGCAACGAACAAGTTGGCTTCGGTAAATTTTTTGTTGACGGAAATACAGTGGAAGGATATCCGGCGGTGAGTATGACCAATTTGCAAGGCATTCATATTGGTGACGGCAAAGCGCCATTCAGTGCCGATAGTATTGTGATGCAACAACCATTTGATGTGTTGGCCATTACGCCGCAATCATCCATAGATGCATACAAAGCCATGCTGAAGCATGCAGGAGCCAGCCACAGCAGAGATACTTTGGATGCACGTATTCTGCAAAATATTGTAAAGGGAGATGGTAATATCATTGATGTTCAAGGTGGCTATCCGCATGGTACAGCGTATGAAAAAACAGTAACTGCATGGCCTGCATTGAAAGCATTGCCAGCACCATTGGACACGGATAAAGATGGTATGCCTGATGCTTGGGAAATAAAAAATGGATTGGATAAAAACAATCCGCAAGATGCTGTTGCTTTCGGTCTGTCGAAATGGTATTGTAACCTTGAAGTGTACATGAACAGCCTGCTAAAAAACTAA